TGATTGCCATCACATTCACTATAACAATGATAGGTATCATGCCAAAGCTTACAAGAAATTATAAAGCACGTATTCAAAAAAGGATAGCTAAATTATATAACATAAGAACTTGAATTTGATTAACTGGTCAATGTAGAACTAAAAAGCATCCATCAACTTCATTACATagagaatcaaatcaaaactccCTTGGTACAAGATTCAAAATAATAAGACTTCACTTATTGGAAAAACAATAATCACAGcggtaaaaaaaacaaatccgcTCGAACAGGTACACCTCACATAAGAAGTAGGGAATATTCAGTTACAGACATTTTGAGAGGACAGGAGAAGAGGGTGGGGAAGAGACTAAAAGCATAAAACAGAAACAAGTAcggataaaaaaaaagtatgctAATTTATCATAGAGCTGAATAgaagatttaagaaaaatatggaTGTGATACTGTGTGGATATCATAAACTGGGGCCATAAATTGTCATGCAATAGTTTTCTGGCGTACATAACTTCAGTAAATTCAGCAAACCTTTCCTTATAGACCTAGAAGACACCTACAGTAGGACTCATTCgaataaaatctaaaatcatTGGTTTCAGAGTCTCCAACAGGCAACAAGGCAATGACTTCAATTAATAGTAACTTCAAAACTTAAACATTTAACAAGCCGTGAGTTATGAACAGTTTTGCAGCTGAAACATAATAACCTCGGCTACTTAAAATCCCATTTCCTCACTTTCAAACCTGAAAAAGTCATATATCATAGATCCCAATTTCAGAACCTCGCATAATGCTTCCATACTAATTACTATCTACTTCTAATAAAATCACTAGAAAACATATGGCAGAACAAAAATTTACTAATTCATAACTCCCAGTACTACTATAAGCAGCATTCCATTTCTTGCAGCTGCTACTACTACAGCATAACTAATTTAAACAATTCATTAACCCTGaaattcaataactaaaaaggccAAATACTTTTCTAAATTAATCACGTCATAATAATCTTAATCACCAGGAACTCTCAATTCTCCAACCCTAATATcacaaaccctaaccctaatttacaaaatcaaatcacaagagaattaattaattaccatCCTCAGCATCATCATCTTCCTCTTCATCATCGTCACTATCAACCTCAGCTTCCAGGTCAAAAAACTGCGTGCCAGACCTTCGTTTGGCTTTCTTTCCCCTTGCACCGCTGCCATAGTCATCGTCGTcgtcatcttcttcttcctcctcttcGTCATCTTCTTCGGCAGCGTCATCAATAAAATCTGATCTCCTTCTCTTCCTATTGGATCCTCTTTTATCTTGTTCTTCTTCCaattcttcctcttcttcttctaattcgtCCATCCCCTGTTCTCGCTCTCCGTATTCTTCGTCTTCGCCGTCAAACCCCTCGTCATCGTCGTCGTCTCTATGACGAGCCATATTTGGTAGATGTTCTTCGATCAGAGGTTAAAAGATTTGAGTTCTCAGTGGTGGAAATGTGTAAAATTTGGGGGGTTTTGGGTCATATAACCCTAGCTAGAGTGTTCTAAAACATAAAACGGTGTAGAAGAAAGAGAATTACTATTAGATTTGGgatttatttgtcatttttcctttttacagAGACTGACTGCGTTGTCTGAACCGGACACGAGGTGGAAAAGAGTGGTAGTTGCGATCCATACGGTGTCGTACAGCCTTTGCAAATGCTaatatgaataaatatataattttaaaaaggccTAATACCTTAAATGTAATGACCTATTAACCACTTTTCGATCCAATTTCGACgttgaaaaattattaattttactcacttttaaattttttatttttaattattattggcACGTGTTTTTTCTGGCGGCCACCAAAAAATTGTGCAATTATCCGTATACTCACGTTAAATAGGTATAACTTAACTCAACCCCTCCCAACCCTTAGTTAGCTGACCTCCACCGTCTTCATCCTTCATCCCCTGTCACCACCACCACCCACCACCACGCACCCACTTCACAATCACCCTCACCATCACCAACTCCTTTAATCACACCCACAACGTCATACCATTTCTAGGGGTTGTTGTGAGATGTCGTTAGCCGCATAAACCTGGCCTTTGCAGGTTGTAACTGGTTGTTCGAACAAAATAACATGCGACGTTGTAAAAAAAACTGGAAACTTCCGACTGTTGTGGTTTTCAAATCCAGTTGATTCAACATTGTAGACGAACTGAAGGAATAGTTGAACCGGTGAAGATTATGGCCAAGTTCACCTCTGCTGGTGCATATGCTCACGCGTCAGTAGGATTGACGCCTACTGATACACGCTGACATCTGCCTCAGATCTGACATACGCTAACATCACCATAATGGGtggtaatgattttttttttaaaaagaagaagttggcattgataaataaaatttggatTCTATATAAAGcgtaaaaatgataaaaagaatTGGCATTTTTATTATCTCTTCTAAGTTTAATAGTATGTTTAAATAAGTTGATTGAAATTCATATATTCAAACTACATGCTCGTTCatttcaacaaaaacaaactacaTGTTTGTTGTTAATTTTTACATAGATTCAATGTTTCGGGTTGAAAATTGAGAAATCTTTATATATactcagtctatcacgtcatctgtGTGTGTGGATAAGTCTATCACATAATAATATATcattaaatgataaattttgtaatattactattcaaatatgtaaataagtaataaacaaatttacaaaattataattactttaATTATGTGATTGCCTTAAATTACTGGATGATGTGATGGATAGTCTATATACAAATTTCTCTTGAAAATGATATCGATAAATAAGAGAATTATATAGCCAAAACTAGAGACGAGCACGTAGCTAATTAATATGACGTCTTATTAACAAATGCAAGCTTGGTTCAGAATTTCCAATGATCTTCCATTTCTTTCACACCTTTGCTACGGAAACTTTTCTACTTAAAGACAAATTAACTTACCACCTTATTAAATATTAAGAGTAAGTACCTCTAATTTGCAACCTACAACATTGATTAACCAATAAATCAAGTTTGATAGTATGCTTCGACACTTTAGATTACCATTTGCAGTAGGAAGATATAAAGCTGTTACCACCTCTAGCTAGCTGCAACACTCTCAATATAGCATCTGCATCTCACCTTAACCCTCAACCCATTCTTTAACTTGTCCCGTATGGGACATAAACACAAACGAGAGAATTTAAATTAAGGAGTAAATTGTACtagtatgttttataatttcaatatgaatttttagtctttaatttttaaaacacaaATTTTACTTTTCATAAGTTGAATTCGATCAATCGGAGTTGATATATATATCGTAATTTATTTTAGcatctcttttatttttgaattccAATGTACTCTCGGATTGATTGAATTTCAATAGGTGATTTAAATcgtaaacataataaaatttataatccaagttactaaaaaaaataaaaaaaattctcatttGATACACATTTAGGAGACAAATTGATATTTGAGttctatataaaattatagaagtaccttaaattttataattacaaaaatatattcaatatttatgattaatttaattaaagtgGTTCGGGTAATTAAGAACTAACATCAAACCCCAAGGCGTAGATGAGTTGTAAGGCACTCTTTtagcttaagtgaggtcgcgggttcgaaccgtactcatgcatgcagccgtttaaaatttggggccAGAACTTTACCTTCCGTAAGGGACCTACTCGTCTCGAGTGAGGTTTAGTCTGAATGTAGAAAGTTTAAAGATGCCGTTtcatagttgagacccgttcagGACATCTCATGTACcctgtaacaaaaaaaaaaaactcacatcaaaatcaaactgaatctAGTTAATCAAACTTTGCAAAAGTCctataaccaaatcaaaatagAATTATATGCACTCCTAATTTCTAcatgttaattttaaatttccatTCTTTAGATATCGacgtatttttaattttctaaaaatactcCTTATTTTAAAGATTAGAATTGAAAATGCtatgatataaaatttaaaaattaaccatGTCATTCTTAATTCCCAATCACTAAATTGTTTCTTCGATCTAACAAACATAAAACAGCAACGATTATGTTTTGTTATAGGTAAATGATATGGcagaaaatgataaaaatcaATTTAGACATACAATTCCAAAATAGAAAACAGTAAAAATAAaggaagaaaaatttaaaaaggtgTCAAGAATCTTAAATCACAGGCTTAACCATTAAAAAATAACtcaatttttttgacttttttataTGTGgttcaaactttcaaaatcgttaattttaacaaatttttcaatttttaatttcaactgTAGCCATTTGTCTAAATTGGAGAGAAAAAACATTCAAATATTCCTTTCACGTTTAAAATTCTTATGATAATAAAACAAATCggaataaaatgaaataatatgaacgacatatttgatttttcttttcaatataATTTGAACAACTACtgtaattgaaactgaaaattgaaaaatcggttaaaattgtaaaattttagtcaaccataaaataaaaaataaaaaactctaAGATGTCCCTAATACCATATAGCTTACACTGCAAGTTTCTGTTTCCAGAAGCTCCAGCTCAGTAAGTTAGCTAGAAATGCCAGCTCAGCAAGTTAGTTAGAAACATGCTGCATTGTGTGTGTTGCTGAGATCAGCATGAGATCAGCATGAGTTTTTCATTATCAGCTTGTATAAATAGCTCAAGAGAGCAGTTACTTCTTTGTAACAGGTATTATTGATAATCAATcaatttcttttctctctcaatTTGAGAACTtgttatggtatcagagctggTTAATCCAGTCTCTATCGTTCAGATTTAATCAATTTCTGCTTCTTCTTCGTTGAGTTCAGCAATGGCGAATCAACAAAGACCAGAGGATTCTTTTTCAAGTCCGTTCTTCGTTCATCCAGGTGAAAATCCATCTTTAGTTCTTGTTCCTAAGATTTTATGTGGAGGaaattatcatacatggattagACAGATGAAAATGGCATTAATCACTAAGAATAAGTACAAATTTGTTAATGGATCGATAATCAAGCCTGATATTGATGACAATTTATTTTCTGCTTGGGAACGATGCAATAATCTTGTTATGTCATGGCTTTATAGAGCAGTTTCACCTGCTATTGCTGATAGTGTTGCTAATTTGGATACTGCTCTTGAGATATGGGAAGATTTGAAAGATAGATTCTCTTTAGGAGATTATTGTCGTATTGGAGATATATTGGAAGAGATTTATGCTTTGAATCAGAACACAATGAGTGTAACTGATTATTATACATCACTGAAAACTCTTTGGGATGAGCTTTACAGTTTGAAATCAGCACAGATTTGCAGATGTGAGCCTAAGTGCTCTTGTGGATTGACTGAGATTCTTAAGACAGAAAGATCTAATGAACAGGTGATTAAGTTTTTAAAGGGATTGAATGACAGTTTTAGTAACATCAGAACACAAATTTTGATGAATGAAAGGTTGCCTTTGATGAACAAGGTATTTTCAATGGTTAGCCAGAATGAGAGACAATTGCCTGGGGCAAGTACAAAAACAATTTCTGATTCTAGTGCCTTTATGGCACAGAGTCCTTATGATGATGAAGGAAGATCTGAGTATGAACCCACTGCCTGTTATGCTAGAGGCAGAGGTATGAACAGCTATAGAGGAAGTTCAAGTAACTATAGAGGAAGAGGTGGATATTACACTGGTTTTAACAACAAACAGAAGTTATGTACTCATTGTGGTAGATCTGGCCACACAATTGATATATGCTATAAAAAGCATGGATACCCTCCTGGTTTTGGTCAAAACTTCAGACCAGAATCTTCATTTGCTAATCAAGTGCAGTTTGAAAATGCAGATTCTTATGAGCAGGAAATAGATCATAGTTCTTATGATTCAAAGAATATGAATAATCATCAATTCAATGAAGGAAACAAGATAAGCAGGCATATTTCAGAAAAATCCTCCGGTCAAAAATCTGAATCTAGTATGGTTCTTCCATTCACTCCTGAGCAGTGTCAGCAAATCATGGCAATTATTCAATCCTCCAATCAATCCATTTCCAATGATCACAGTAGAGTTAATTCTCTCACTGCTGATTTTCAGACTCTGACTACAGATCAAGGTAATGGTCATTTTTGCAACCTTAGTGCAAAAACATATAGAAACTCATGGATTGTGGACACTGGTGCCACTGATCATATTCTTTGCAATTCTGCTCTTTTTAAGCAGAGTACTCCTGTCAATAATGTTCATGTTAGGTTGCCAACTGGACAACTCATTCCAGTCACACACATAGGGATTGTTGAACTGAATCCCTCCTTAACTTTGCATAATGTTCTTCATGTGCCAAGTTTTGACTTCAACCTAATATCTGCTAGTAAACTCACTGATGACAGAGATGTTTGCTTAATTCTGCATCATGGATTATGTTTTATTCAGGAAATCCAAAAATGGAGGATGATTGGTTTGGCTGAAAAGAGAGATGGACTATATCAAATGGTTTCCCAGAAAGCTCAAAATTCTGCAGTCATGAATGTAATTCATAAGCCTAAGTTTGATCTCTGGCACTATAGATTAGGACATCTCTCAGCTCCAAGACTCAAGCTTCTACAACAGATAGATCCCTCTGTTGAAATGTGTCAAACAATGGCTTGTGATGTTTGTCACTTAGCTAAGCAGAAGAAGTTGTCTTTTCCTATTAGCAAAACAAAAACTCTGCAGGTTTTTGATCTTGTGCATGCAGATATTTGGGGTCCAATAAACACTATGTCCATTAATGGTTACAAGTATTTTTTGACTTTAGTGGATGATTTTTCAAGGTTTACTTGGGTGTTCTTCATGAAAAATAAATCTGAAACAAGATATCATTTGCAGAATTTTCTTGCTTATGTTAAGAACCAATTCTCCACCTGTATTAAGATTTTGAGATCAGACAATGGTGTGGAGTTTGAATTTTCAGATTTCTACCAGCAGTTTGGAATTCTGCATCAAACTAGCTGTACATATACACCAGAACAAAACTCCACTGTTGAAAGAAAGCATCAGCACATCCTCAATGTAGCCAGGGCTCTCAGGTTTCAATCTTCTCTTCCTCTTCAATTCTGGTCTCATTGTGTGTTGCATGCTGTTTATTTAATAAACAGGACTCCATCTCCTGTCATTTCAAACACAACTCCTTTCAATAAACTTTATGATAAACAACCTTCTTTTACCAATCTCAAGGTATTTGGTTGTTTATGCTTTGCAAGTACTATTGCTGCAAACAGGAAAAAGTTTGATCCAAGGGCAATAAAATGCATTTTCATTGGTTATCCACCAAACATAAAAGGATATCTTTTGTATGACTTACACAAAAGATCTCTGTTTGTGTCTAGGcatgttattttttatgaagATCAATTTCCATATTCAACTGATATACCTCAAAAAACTTCCAGTACTGACTTAGATTGTGATTTGCTCTTACTTTCAAAAACTTCTTCTCTTCTTGATACTGCACAATCTATTCCTAGCTCACCACCTACAAATCCTTCTTCAGCTTGGTCTTCCAGTCCAGCTGCTTCTCCATCCATTCCTACCATTTTCAGTTCTTCAGATTTTCCTACCCTTAGAAGATCTACTAGAACTGCTTCATTACCAAACCATCTCAAAGACTTCTCTTGTTCTTTACCTCCTTCTCTTGTCAAACATTCCACCACTCCACATCATATTTCCACTGTCTTATCCTATGACAGATTATCTTCAGCTCACAAAACCTTTGCTTTAAACATAAACTCCACCACTGAACCTCACACATATAACCAAGCAATCCAACATGAATGCTGGAAACATGCCATGGCCTCTGAAATTGAAGCCTTAGAAGCCAATCATACTTGGAAAATTATAGACTTACCTCCAGGAAAGTCTCCAATTGGATGCAAATGGGTATTTAGACTCAAATACAAGTCTGATGGATCAATTGACAGATGTAAGGCCAGATTAGTAGCCAAGGGTTACACTCAAAGAGAAGGACTTGACTTTACAGACACATTCTCCCCAGTAGCCAAAATGACAACTATCAGAACATTACTTGCTTTGGCAGCTAAACAGAAATGGCATCTTCACCAGTTAGATATAAACAATGCTTTCTTACATGGTGATCTTCATGAAGAAGTTTATATGAAGCTTCCTCCTGGTTTTGATGGCTCAACTGGTAAAGTTTGCAAATTGCAGAAGTCTTTGTATGGCCTTAAGCAAGCTAGTAGACAGTGGCACTTCAAGTTAACTTCTGCACTCATCAATATTGGCTTCACACAAGCAGTTTCTGATCCTTCTCTCTTCATTAAGCATACTGATACTTCCTTCATTGCTCTTGTCATTTATGTAGATGATGTCATTCTGGCAAGCACTTCTCTTCCAGAAATTGATAACATTAAATCATACTTACACAAGGAGTTCAGTATCAAAGATTTAGGCACTTTGAAATATTTCTTGGGTTTGGAAATTGCTAGATCCTCTACTGGCATTCATCTTTCCCAGAGAAAATATGCTTTAGACTTGCTCAAGGATAGTGGTTTTCTGGATTCTAAACCAGTTCCTTCACCTATGATAGCTTCTAACAGACTCATCAAAGATGACAAGGACTTACTCTCAGATAACACTGCTTATAGACAGCTTATTGGTAAACTGTTATATCTCTGTACAACTAGACCTGACATCTCCTATGCCATCCAGCAACTGTCTCAATTTCTTGATTGCCCTACTCATGCTCATCAGGCTGCTGCTCACAGAGTTTTGAGGTATCTCAAGGGTACTCCAGGGCAAGGTCTTTTCCTATCTGCTTCTGCAGATCTCAAGCTCACTGCATTCACAGATGCAGACTGGGCAACTTGCCTGGATACCAGAAGATCAGTTTCTGGATTTTGTGTCTTCTTGGGTTCATCCTTACTCTCATGGAAGTCCAAAAAGCAAACTACCATTTCCAGGTCTAGCTCTGAGGCAGAATACAGAGCCCTTGCTGCTCTTACATGTGAGATTCAATGGTTGACTTATTTGTTTCAAGATCTGCAGATTCCTATTTCTTTACCTGTCCAGGTTTACTGTGATAGCAATTCTGCTATACAACTTGCTCAGAATCCAGTTTTCCATGAAAGGTCTAAGCACATAGAGATTGACTGTCATCTTATCAGAGAAAAAATCAACTCTGGCTTGATTCACCTATTGCCTATTTCTACTACTTCTCAATTAGCTGATTGCTTGACAAAGGCACTTCCTCCTATTGCCTTTCAGTCTGCTATTTCCAAGCTGAGCCTTTCAAACATTTACATGTCTCAGCTTGAGGGGGGGTAATACCATATAGCTTACACTGCAAGTTTCTGTTTCCAGAAGCTCCAGCTCAGCAAGTTAGCTAGAAATGCCAGCTCAGCAAGTTAGTTAGAAACATGCTGCATTGTGTGTGTTGCTGAGATCAGCATGAGATCAGCATGAGTTTTTCATTATCAGCTTGTATAAATAGCTCAAGAGAGCAGTTACTTCTTTGTAACAAGTATTATTGATAATCAATcaatttcttttctctctcaatTTGAGAACTTGTTAGTCCCATTTTCAGCTGATCAAGTCTAATTCAAAACGCATGCAGCTTTTGTATATATCTAAGAAACATAGAACCAGTGTCCGTCTACAAATACAGCAAATCATGAACTACCATACTTATTTCCTTAAAATGCTGAGTAACTACAATCTGAAATCTCTGGCTTTTGCTGCTGTTTTGGTTCATATTTGCTTTGGTGTTTCAAAAGGGCATTTGCAAACTGGGTTCTATTCACAGACGTGTCCGGAAGCAGAAactattgttttaaatgttgtcCGATCAGCTGTTTCTGATGATCATCGGATTGCTGCCAAGTTGCTCAGGCTCTTCTTCCATGACTGCTTTGTTCAGGTACTTAAACGAGCACTGCGTACAAATACTCctataatttttagtataacTAAGCTGATAGATTTCTTTTGCTTAATTTGTTTCAGGGGTGCGATGGGTCGATTTTGGTGGATGATGGGGAGAGAAATGCAAGAGAGCACTTGGGAGTGGGAGGTTTTGAAGTGATAGAAAATGCTAAAACAGAATTAGAAGAGAATTGCCCAGGAGTTGTTTCTTGTGCAGACATTGTAGCATTAGCTGCCCGTGATGCTGTTTTCTTGGTACTTGTTGAGCTTATATATAGATGTTTTCTATAGAATGTTATATATTTGTAAATAATGATGACCATGGTGTGAAATTGTAGAGTAAAGGGCCATTTATTGAGGTCCCAACTGGAAGAAGAGATGGCCTGATTTCAGAAGTGGGACTCGCTGCTGATTTGCCTGATGTCGATGATTCAACTGAGGTTCTTAAATCCAAGTTCCAACATAAAGGGCTTTCAGATAAAGACCTTCTCCTTCTTAGTGCGGGTATGCCTTCAGTCATCCCTTCCAATTTTTAATGTAACATTTCAAATCTTTGATCCTTGGAGTATTATGTTTATCATCATTATACTTTCTTGATCATATATTTATTTCTTGTGCATCACATGGTCCTCACATGAATTTATGGATGGAGCTTTAGCTTGAGACTTCACAGTCTTAAATATAACTCTGAGGATAAAGGACCAATTCACCCCTTAACTTGGatcataatattaaaaaagttatttttagctatttttgaCAATCAAATCACAACTTGTCAATTCTGAGGATTCCAATGGTTGGTTCGAAATTCATGGTCTACTATTTACTATCCAAACTAGATTTATATATTAGATTTCTACAAggttatatcatatttttatttcaaataatgCATAAAATCTAATCCAGAAATCAAGTTTCAAACTCTACACGTAAATAAACAGACCTAATACGGACTAAAATTTGAGCTCGAGCCAAATTTGATGAAACGGATACGTGTCTAAGACCGGCTGAAGCGGGCCGGGCTTGGACAATTATCCAGCTAGGTGAGCAGCTCTATTTGAAGGCATGCACCTCATCTAAATTGTGAATTTAATTGTCagaaaatgttgaatattataatttttgaaacttgattcaaattgagggggtgaatCGAACCTTTAATTAGACCAAAACCAGACCATAAAATTTATACATGAATGAAAGTCCCTGTTTGTatagaaaattacaaaataaaaaatgtgtaatgaaattaaatataaatgatcAGGTGGGCATTCAATTGGTACAACAGCATGTTTTTTCATGCCAAATAGGCTTTACAACTTCCATGGAGAAGGAGACTCCGACCCAGAAATCAACCCTCGGCTTCTTCCACAACTAAAAGATCAATGCCCTTTTGATGGAGATTCCAACGTCAGAATTCCTCTGGATTTGGGCTCTGAATCAACCTTCGATGCtcatatatttcaaaatatcaGAAATGGGTTCGCTGTGATTGCATCAGATGCCAGGCTTTATGATGAcagaaacattaaaaaaatggtGGACACATATGCTCAAGGCTTCTCCAggtcaagaagaaggagatcATCTTTTCAAAATGATTTTGCTGTAGCAATGGTCAAACTGGGGACCATTGGTGTTAAAACAGGGGAAGACGGAGAGATCAGAAGAGTTTGTAATGCtcttaattaattcaaaaaaaaatactactatTGTGTTTATTGTTAGGTAATGCATTTTTAGGtagtaatatagaaaaatattttatttggaaGGATGTGCTTGATTTAATTAagagttttttattttattttaagggttGGCGGTTGGGAGCTAAGCATCATAAACAATCgataaaatgtatttaaaatatattaaatattttaattttaatttaatcaatatttcttattaaaatatatttatataaattatattcagCCATTTCTTTTAAATGTCAAAATAGTTTCTATcgctaataaaaaaattcttacaatgtaatagtagtttattttaaaattatattatgttacaaaatttaaaataaatacaatCAATTCTATTTACAAAatctaaattgtaattttttttatagtaaataTACTCatacatttaatt
This region of Mercurialis annua linkage group LG1-X, ddMerAnnu1.2, whole genome shotgun sequence genomic DNA includes:
- the LOC126687553 gene encoding peroxidase 43-like, translated to MLSNYNLKSLAFAAVLVHICFGVSKGHLQTGFYSQTCPEAETIVLNVVRSAVSDDHRIAAKLLRLFFHDCFVQGCDGSILVDDGERNAREHLGVGGFEVIENAKTELEENCPGVVSCADIVALAARDAVFLSKGPFIEVPTGRRDGLISEVGLAADLPDVDDSTEVLKSKFQHKGLSDKDLLLLSAGGHSIGTTACFFMPNRLYNFHGEGDSDPEINPRLLPQLKDQCPFDGDSNVRIPLDLGSESTFDAHIFQNIRNGFAVIASDARLYDDRNIKKMVDTYAQGFSRSRRRRSSFQNDFAVAMVKLGTIGVKTGEDGEIRRVCNALN